gtactgacatggattgaaaattggctggctgataggaaacagagtagcgattaacgggtcccttttggaatgacaggctgtgaccagtggggtaccgcaaggttcagtgctgggactgcagctgtttacaatatacattaatgatttagatgaagggattaaaagtaacattagcaaatttgccaacaacacaaagctgggtggcagtgtgaaatgtcaggaggatgttatgagaatgcagggtgacttggacaggctaggtgagtgggcaaatgtatggcagatgcaatttaatgtggataaatgtgaggttatccactttggtggcaagaacaagaaggcagactactatctaaatggagtcaagttaggaaaaggggaagtacaatgagatctaggtgttcttctacatcagtcaatgaaagcaagtatgcaggtacagcaggcattgaagaaagctaatggcatgctggcttttataacaagaggaattgagtataggagtaaagaggtccttctgcagctgtatagggccctggtgagaccccacctggagtattgtgtgcagttttggtctccaaatttgaggaaggacattcttgctattgagggagtgcagcgtaggttcacaaggttaattcctggaatggcaggactgtcatatgttgaaagattggagcaactgggcttggagacactggaatttagaaggatgagaggggatctgattgaaacatataagattattaagggattggacacactggaggcaggaagcatgttcccgctgatgggtgagtccagaactagaggccacagtttaagaataaggggtaggccacttagaacagagatgcagaaaaactttttcacccagagagtggtggatatgtggaatgttctgccccagaaggcagtggaggccaagtctctggatgctttcaagagagaattagttagagctcttatagatagcggggtcaagagatatggggagagggcgggaacagggtactgattgtgtatgatcagccatgatctcagtgaATGGCGgttctggctagaagggccgaatggcctactcctgcacctactgtctattgtttgCTGTCCAGTCGCAAAGAAGAAAAAATCCgtggaagctggaaatccaaggaatacacacaacatgctggaggaactcagcaggccaggcagcatctatggaaaagagtacacttaacgtttcgggccgtgacccttcacCAGGGCTGGGAGAAAAAAgatttttcagtcctgatgaaggtgcttggccagaaacattgactgtactcttttccataggaatgtttggggccctggatggaggtgagggagaaggtgggtgggctGGCAAAGCACTTTAGATGCTTGCAGGAAGAAATGCAGAGGGAGAATTGTGGAGAGGgtcaagtggacaagggaggtaaagatgtgtttggtggtaggatcactTTGGAGTTGGCGAAGTTGCGGAGGCTGATGTGTTAGATGCAGAGCCTCATAAGGGTGCTAGGTAAGGACAAGATGAACTGAGTTGAGGTGGTGGGacggtggggtgagtgtggatatcCGGGAAATGGATGAGCACAGCAACAATGGTGGATAAAGGGAGCCCCCTTTCTTTGAATAGGAGGACATCCCTGATATCCTGGTGTGGAAAgctgcatcctgggaacagatgtggcagagacaaaggaatggagaaaaggggaaagtcctgctgaagggtgttGACTGGAAATGGCAACTATACTTTttaccatagacgctgcctggcctgctgagttcctccagcattgtgtgtgtgtgttgcttgggtttccagcgcctgcagattttctcttgtttgtgagaaaaaggaatagcgtttttacaggagacagggtgttATGCGGTATGGTGGAGATAACTGTGGTAGACTTATAAAGATGTTGatcgacagtttgtctccagaaagATTGAAAAAGGGGAGAAAAGTATCAGAAATGGGTCAAGTGAATTAAAAACaagaattgccattgccaaaaccaGCTTTCAAAAAATGGAACCCATCTTTACCAACAGAcacatttctatgacaacaaggcttaggcTACTAAAATGTTATATCTGGTCAATCTTGCTGTATGCTTCTGAAACAGggactgtaacaccaactccaaagaaacttagaagcaacagaaatgtggtttcttagaagaatgTTGAAAATATCATATAGAGATAGGGTAACTAATGAGACATAACTCCAACGTGTCCATacaaaaagatctttaatgaAAACATTAAATGACAGGAAACTTAAATTCTTGGGCCATGTCATCAgaggggcctgtattgcgctctaggttttctatgaaagggagaaatagaatgccTTACATTACAGGGCCATATGCCTGGAAAACGTGGAAGAGGAAGgtaaagaagaaaatatatggacactgtgaaagaacCAACCGATTTAAATGTGCGAGATGTCCGTTCAACGCGGAGAGCCACGCTCGCCCAGGCacatgaagaaaaagaatttaaggacaggtggaagttagaggcaaagttaatgaaattgacgagctcagcatggttaCATGAAACAGTTCCAATACAGTGGTCAATGTAGCGGAGGAAGAGTTGGAATGTGTAATTGTTCTACATATCCACCAAAAAGGCAGACATAGTCGGGGCCCGTGCGGATCCCCACGGCAACTCTTCGAGtctggagaaagaaagtgggaggaaccgTAAATTGCTGCTTTGCAGGAATTAGACTTTATGGAGCATGACAGAAGGATTATTtttaacaaaaacagaaaatgctggaaacactcagcagatcaggtggaAAAGTCAATCTTTTAGGTCGAAGACTATCGGAAAGATTTTGccgtatttccagcatctacagtctctgaCTTTCATTTTATAGAGGGATTGCTTTATTTGGTTCGCGTATTTTCCGATGTGCAAAATCGGGGAATATACATTTTATTAAAATTAAATGGTGGTCTGCTGTAAAGTGAACTCCGCTCCGAAAAGAAAACGCCACATAGACGGGCTGGAAGAGATGGTGTTTGATTGACTGATTGTGTGATGAGTGGGCAGGGACCCTGACGGCGGCGATGGCTGTATATAATCGTGGGGGATGGTTGTTCTTCGTCGTCTTTATGTTAGTTGTTGCAGATAGTCTGGCGTTGGGGAGAGGTTACTGACGGTAAGTGGGTGCAATAAATATGATTATTttgagatatttaaaattttaatgCAAAATGTCGGGCAGCTTAGTGAGTAGGCTGCAGACCCCGTCCCCTGCTCCTAGTACACATCGCCGCCGCATTGTGCTTGTATTTCTCTCCATTGAGGGAACAGTCGTTCTGGGCAAGACGCACATGATTGACTTTGAAGAGTGGAGCTTGTATATTTTTCTGCAAGTATCGATCGCAGCTCAGCTTTAAATGCTTTGTTTGAGAAGGTAACAAATATCACCACGTCGGAGAGAAAATTTGGCACAGGACGAAGTTGATCTGCGGATGGACTTTGCAGCTGTCGTCGAACAGAAGGCCGCtattaaaaatataattttacTCGTTTTAACACAGCTCCTTTTGTGGACATTTTAATGAACTGAACCCTACTTTAAAAAAATCGAACATACTATGTACTTTAAACACCACAGATATCTACTTGTTGCCGTGCGTAATTTTGTTTGATTCTAATTAAATAAATGCAGGCAATCTCTTCCGTATAGAGAAATGTCCAATGAAATGTGCCAGTCAAAACAAAAATCTGATGTTACTGCATTGAAATAGCTTCAGTACACACTAGGTGGCTCGTGGCTAGGATGTGGGGAGTTTGTTTTTGTTTGATCTTACTGATTAATTAGTACAGTATTGGATATTATTTAGCAGCGAGTAATTCGTTATGTCAGCACTTTTTTGTTATCTGTACTTTCAATGGACAGTTTTTACTGAATATGCTGCTGAGTCGAAGGAACTTAAGTTTTTATTGCATAACTGCCTTCTTACTTGattttgtgttaaatgctgagtaaTATCTTCATCAATTGGCATTCTTCATGTGGGGAAATGTTGCAATTTAAAGTAACCTGAACAAGACAGACATTTATTATAACCATCAAGGGCCTTGTGGGTGAGGATTTTGCAGTAGCGTTGCCTAAGAATTCTAAAACTTCCgattttttaaataattatcaTCTAGGTTTGTTATTTTAGTCTGGTTGGATTTAAAGTTACGAGTAATTCAATTGCAaacgagaaaatatgcagatactggacatcggagcaacacacacaaagtgctggaggaactcataaagccaggcagcatctaggaaaaaagTATACTGTAATCCACCTTTTGgcaggactggggggggggggggggagctgaggagtagatttaaaaggtagggggaggggagtgagaaacacaaggtgatagatgaaacctgaagggggagggatgaagtagggagctggggttgattggtgaaagagacagaaggccatggaaggagggggcaaggagataagattaGAGAGGGAAAGGGtatgggaaatggtgagggggTAGGgcgaatttctccagcatttcatgtttgtTGCTTGAGTAATTCATTTGCTTCTGATACAAGCTCAACTGGAAACAAGACAACCAAATGTCTTGGTTAAATAAATGTCTTGATTAAACAAATGTGCAATACATTCTAATTACAATCAATTAGTTTAATAAGCAGATTTGTATTTCATGCTTAAAGATATGCCTAGATGGTTCTCCTGATATTAGATTTTGTTCTCCTGATAATAGATTTTGGCAACAATCAGTTACCACATAATGACTGTGCCATAAACAGCTTCATTAGGTGGTCCACCCAATTCTCAGTCTCCTCAAGTAAGTACTAAGACCCAACAAATTCATTTTGATAAATGCTACCAAGAGTAGTAGCTGCTTGGTAGCTATGTACAAAAGTTTTTGTTTTGCCTTAGAATACAAGGTAATGTAACAGTATATGACAATGCTGACAAGTTTAATGCTTTCGCCCATCcaaaggtgaccaaaactgaggctgaggcttgTATTAAACAGTTGCAGTCTGCATAGTGAATTTAGTTGCAAAATCCATAATTTTTAATGGTTTCATTGTAACAGAATGTTCAGGCATTCAAGAGGGTTGTGAAAAGTCAATTGCTAGGGCATGGAATGACAGTTTGCAAAACAAGGCTAGCTTTTTTCAAAGCAGACTGGTTAAGATCATATGAAAGATACATTTTTCATTGAAGATGgattgaaaagtacagcactggAGCAGGCTCATTGGCCCGTCACATCTCCCCCTGACGGATGCCAAATTGAATAAATCCCATTGGCCTACAAATAATTCTATTGCAGGGGTTCCCGACCTTTGTTATGCCATGGacagaggggtctgtggaccctagATTGTGAAGCCCTCTCTATTCACTGTCTGTTCATGCATCTTCGtcggccagtggtgtagtggcatcagcactggacttcaaggcaagtggtcccaggttcgaatcccgCCGGGTTCTTGcgcactttccatctgtgctgggttcagcaatgagctagcaactcagccttgtggAAAAACAGACAAACACTAAAGAAgcggcaaggttgctgcctgatgtgGCACAGGGTGTGGAGAGGAACAACCACCACCATGCCTCAGATGTTATTATCATACCTGCTTCTACCATTTCCCCTGGTGGTGTGTTCCAGGCATCTACCATGGTGTATAACTACCACATTTCATCAACATCAACTTTGCATTTCTCGTTTTAACAACACTTGGATTGTTAATCTCATGGGCCACTTGGGAAATTTAGTGCATATTTTCTGGGTTATTAGTCTGAAGTTCTGTATAATTGTGCTTTAGTTTTTTGAACATGTATTAAATACAGCTATGAATTGCAGCTTATCATCAGCtgtttgttcctccacactgatgTTTTTAAATGTAAGTAAAAGGTGATACTGCAGAGAACATAAAGTTAGATTTCACTGAGTGCTTTCCATTACAGCTCAGTTACATTGAACAAAGGCTTTGAAATCTGGTAATGTCATAAATTGTATTGCGATCATTTTGATTGCATTCTTGACAAGGCAAAGTATCACAAAATAATTCCCAATAAAGATCAGGAGATGGGGGAAGAGAAGGTGAAGAACATGAGGGACTGAAGGAATAGGTGAACTGTTGTGTAGGGGCTTCTGAAAGTAATAAATGGAGCAAGGCAAAGATTTAGAAATAGATTCCTATGGTTAGTAACAATGGCTGAAGAGTTCGCTGCTAATGTGGAGCAAGGAGAAGGGGCAATACAAACAGGACAGAGATGAAAAATAGTTTTTTGATTTGGAAGGTAAATATTGATCTTGGGCACATTGATTTCGGGTTCAAGCAAGCATATTTCAATTAACATTTTCTTCACTTGAATATTATTTAAATGTTAAATTTTACACATGATGTGTTTAGGTTCTGAATATTTGCACTTATTACTGCCCAACAATATTCCTTCAGTAAACCCTTAATTTAGACTAGgccatttatttcttattgtaatacgTTGGGGGGTACTCTAATATGATTTtactttttttccttttgttttcATGTTGACTTAAAAATTACCAGATGATCCAAAAGCTGTGAAAGAGTTCCAGTTGCTTTGCAGAAATTCCCAAACATCATTCCCTAAAAGGCCCAGCATGAATTTTGGCCTGTCACGTAATCCTAAACACTCAAAGCAATAGGAAAACTTGCCTATATTCCTCTTGACATGTGAACAAATCACCACTTAAAAGACTTGCATTCCCTGGTCCAATCTCTGAATGTGCGTTTTGCTAACACTATGTACTTTTGGAGTAGAAAATTCTAAAGTaaacttctttttcttcttctctctGCTTCGAACCCATTCTCACAGCAGGAAATGTCTTTAAACCACTTACTGcgtctgggtgtcagtgtacgGCATCTGAAGACTGATGTTCAAGGATGGAGACCATGGCAAAATTATATAAAGCAGCTTTTACCTTCAATAACTGTACGATGGTGTCATCATGGTGTTTCAGACTCTTTGAACTGTTCATGGTTGATGCATGACAAACACTTGGGTAAGATACCAAAAGTCACTTTACTTAAGATTGGATGAAAGAATTAATACAGATGGTTCTTGATCAGATTTTCTAAAATACCTTTTTTTTTGGAACTGTATTTCCCTCTGATCTGTAACAATTCCACTTTTCCTTTTGTACTTTTCATAGAACTTggtaatttagtttttattctCTTTCCCCTTTTAAAGGCCCCAATTTAATTCATTCTACTAACCGTCCAGGCAGAGAGTTCCAGATCTGCTTGTTTTTTTAGTTATTTGAGTGGTAACGATGTCCTGCATTTTATCTAAACTGCCATTGTTGTCTTTCTCTTTACCTGTCCTTTAGCCCCTTTTCACCTCCCCTTCACTTTGCTATATTCAAAATGCATAGGTCACTGTACTATCCTcatgttcattttcttgtgggcatttgcagTAAATACAGTGAAACACGGTAGAGtaaatgaaaagctacacacagatgggcaaacaaccaatgtgcaaaagacaacaaattgtccaaatacaaaaaaaaagatttaataaataacgagagcatgagttatagagttcttgaaagtgagtccataggttgtggaatcagcttagTGTTGGGGTAAGCATTAGGACTAGGATGCCCAGacggggtaacagcttcttccctccgacTGTGACACCATCGAGTAGCCTGTTGCCACCGAGGGCTCATCACTAAGATAGTGAGCTACTTACTGTTTATCTGTGTTACACTCTGCATGcgttttgaatttattttattaactttatggtaatattttgttttgtgtACTCTGACATGTTTGGTGGATGCACCATAGTCCAGATGAATGGTGTTTGATTATACGTATATATGTATAGTCAGGCAagaatgaacttgaacttgttatccactctggttcaggagcctgatggttgaggagtataaCTGTtcttgacctggtggtgtggacctaaggctcctgtacctccttcctgatggatgctgctttcctgccacaacattccttgtaaatgtactcagtggttatttcgtgatggattgggctgtatccactatcttatatagacttttccattcaaggatattggtgtttccatatcaggccatgatgcaaccagtcaatggactctccaccgtgcatctatagaagtttgttgaagttttggaTGACATAGCAAATATTTTCAGACTTCTATGAAAGCAGAAATAATGCCAtgcttttctttgtaattgcacttgcatgctggacccaggacagatcctttgaaatgatagcgccagggaatttaaagttattgaccctcttCATCTCTGATCCCCTGAGGCCTAGCTCATGGGCCTCTGGATTCCTCCTCCTGAaggcaataatcagctccttggtcttgctgacattgagtgagaggtttttgTGGCAcgattcagccagattttcaatctccaacCTAtatcacctttgattcggcccacAACCGTGGTGTTGTCAGTAAATTTAAATGGCACTGGAGTTGTACTTggcttcacagtcataagtacaaaatgagtagagcagggagctaagcacacagccttctggtgtacctgtgctgatggggatCGTGAAGGAAATGTTacacgtacaacacactggaggaactcagcaggtcgagcagcatccatggaaacaagcagtcaatgttttgggccgagacccttcgtctgtgCTTATGGTgagcatggaggagatgttgccaatccatatTGCCTGGTGTCAGCtagtgaggaaattgaagatccatTTGCATAGGGCGGTACTGAGGCCAGGCCTTGGAACTTAGaggatagtgttgaatgctgagctgttgtcAATGAAGAGAATCTTGATCTATGCACCTTTATTGTCAGCTGAGTGAAaggtcaatgaaatggcatctgttgttTATCTGTTGTGTTAGTAGGCAGTTTGGAATGGATCTGGGctgctcctcaggcaggagttgtacTTTAGGACCAAATTATCAGtgaatgtgagtgcaactggatgataatcattgaggcaagCTACCATGttcttcctgggcactggtgtaattgatGCCTTCCTGAAGTggtgggtacctcagattgcTGAAGCAAGGTTGAAGATACCTGTAAACATGTCCTCAGTGGCAttggtctttagtacttggccaggtatgcATCTGGGCCCGGTGCCTTCTATAGGTTCACCCTTGTGCTCTCATGTTTACCTTAGGGGCTGAGATTACAGGGTTGTTGAGGGCTGTGAGGGTTCACCAAGGTACCTCCATGTTCtttcagtcaaagtgagcataaaaggcagtGAGCTTGTCTGCAAGTGAGACCTTTGGTGACATTTATGCTGCTTGGTTTTGCTTTGTAAGAGGCAATGGCATTCTAAACTTGCCAAGTCTTGCTGTGAGTAAAACTGTAAAGTGAGACATTTGCATAATATCTGCATTTATTTAACTGGTATCTGAATGAGTCTACCTAGGTGGGTGGTGTAGAAAGATAATTAGAGTTAATCCTATTATTACTCTTACAGAATTGAAGTATTCTGATTTGGTGATGCATTTTGATTATGTCTGGCTCCGGGATCATTGCCGCTCTGCATCATGTTTCAACTCAAAAACCAATCAACGGAGCCTAGATACAGCCCAAGTGGATTTGGCTATCAAGCCAATAAACATACGTTCAGATAATGCTACTATCTACATAACTTGTGAGTTGTTCTTTCAgtacatgattttcctttcagttaTATATTTTTTCATTACTGGAAAGGCTTCATCCTCTCTCTGGAATGAATTTAACTTGAAATTCTCAGTACTTTATAATACAGTAACTTCATGCATTTAACTAATTTGACATATTTCTTGTTTCACTTGTAGGGCCAGATAATCATATGACCAAGTATGGGTTGTCATGGTTGGTAAAACATTCATTTGAAGCCCAGAAACAGACTGTTCAAAAGCGCATTCTTTGGAATGCTGCTGTTTATAAAGAAGCACAAATGCCTTATATTACTTATAATTCTGTGATGGAATCTGATGAGGAACTAAAACATTTCTTGGAGACCTTCCTGCTTTATGGAGTCTGTTTTATTGAAGAAGTTCCTGTGAGCATTGAGGCAACAGAAGCTGTAGCTTTGCGTGTTGGCTTGATCAGGTAACATTTATTCATATCAatggttttgattttttttggcaTGTTTTTGAAGCTTGGCAAGTCCCCAGGATGATCACAGTACAAACAGTAATTAGTTATGATTTGAGGATATGTGGTGATTGGAGTCATCCCCACAAATGACATCCATGTTGATATTGTATCCTATTTGTGTCTAGTTACGATTTTTGCTATCCACAAAGTATTTTGGGAGATCCTAAGTACATAACCAATAAATCATAATTTGCAGAAATTGAAGATCACACCTTGGAATCATAACTCCTCTCAATATTTTTATCTACTGTGTTCCTGATAATCCTTGCCTCTTGACTAAACCAATCCTCTCTACAAATTAAAATAAACTTGTTTCCCTTCACTTACCCCAAAAATTTTCACCAAAGGGCTTTTGACATTAAACATCAACCATCTCTTTCTAGATATTGCTTGACTATCTTGAGTGTTGCCAGCAatttaagatttttactcctcatgtatgtgaagaatgtaagaaataaagtcaattcaattcagttcaattcattgATGCACAAACTCCTGAAAAGACTGATGTTG
This DNA window, taken from Hypanus sabinus isolate sHypSab1 chromosome 8, sHypSab1.hap1, whole genome shotgun sequence, encodes the following:
- the tmlhe gene encoding trimethyllysine dioxygenase, mitochondrial; this translates as MSLNHLLRLGVSVRHLKTDVQGWRPWQNYIKQLLPSITVRWCHHGVSDSLNCSWLMHDKHLELKYSDLVMHFDYVWLRDHCRSASCFNSKTNQRSLDTAQVDLAIKPINIRSDNATIYITWPDNHMTKYGLSWLVKHSFEAQKQTVQKRILWNAAVYKEAQMPYITYNSVMESDEELKHFLETFLLYGVCFIEEVPVSIEATEAVALRVGLIRETIYGRMWEFTSDFSRGDTAYTKMALDRHIDTTYFQEPCGVQLFHCLRHDGTGGRTLLEDGFNAAENVRKQSPDNFDLLTKVPIKHEYIENVGQCHNHMIGIGPILNVYPWNNELYLIRYNNYDRAIISTVPHDVVHQWYIAHRALTTELRKPENEVWVKLKPGKVLFIDNWRVLHGRDAFTGYRQLCGCYLMRDDVLNTARFLGIQI